One stretch of Hevea brasiliensis isolate MT/VB/25A 57/8 chromosome 12, ASM3005281v1, whole genome shotgun sequence DNA includes these proteins:
- the LOC110658011 gene encoding uncharacterized protein LOC110658011 produces MRFGKEGKLPPRYIGPFELIDRVGTVADQLVLPPSLSHVHPVLHISMLRKYIPDPSYVLQPDIVELKENLTFEEQPIAIVDFQMRQLWSRQIPMVKVLWRSQSVEECTWESEQDMRNKYPYLYTV; encoded by the coding sequence atgagatttgggaagGAAGGCAAGCTACCACCTAGatacataggaccttttgagCTCATTGATAGAGTTGGAACAGTTGCTGACCAGTTGGTGTTACCACCAAGCCTTTCTCACGTCCACCCAGTGCTCCACATTTCCATGCTTAGGaagtacatacctgatccttcctATGTGTTACAACCCGATATAGTGGAGTTAAAGGAAAACCTAACCTTCGAGGAGCAGCCAATAGCCATAGTGGACTTTCAGATGAGGCAGCTATGGTCaagacagatccctatggttaaggttttgtggagaagCCAATCGGTAGAAGAgtgtacctgggagtcagagcaagACATGCGCAATAAGTATCCATACTTGTATACTGTGTAA